One genomic region from Flagellimonas oceani encodes:
- the mobB gene encoding MobB family relaxase, translated as MYIAITRQHLGDKYHGSASDFVKYLEKENEGKALEEQELFFNQTENDIDAQRVVAEIDANTSKLSKKDPKFYSIMVSPSQSELNHIGNDPEKLKEYSREIMKTYAASFYRDKEVTVKDVLYFAKLERERTYSEKDKKVKENQAYASKILELQHQVRAIKEGREQGDMAKLKEKIQVLETEAPHKQNGKRIVPGMTKEGHQSHIHIIVSRKDITNAHSLSPGSKFRTSETTLNGEKVKQGFDRDKFYRAAEKSFDRQFGYRRNFVETYHARNLLDKDPKQFFATLLGLPSNEKQAAKQLLFKAGVKVPSIPTNQAQLAYKTLMQLKKGIGKALESGSIGI; from the coding sequence ATGTACATCGCCATCACAAGACAACATTTGGGGGATAAATATCACGGCAGTGCCAGTGATTTTGTCAAGTATCTCGAAAAGGAGAACGAAGGTAAGGCCTTAGAAGAGCAAGAACTCTTTTTCAATCAAACAGAAAATGACATCGATGCCCAAAGGGTCGTTGCCGAGATCGATGCCAATACCTCCAAACTCAGCAAGAAAGATCCCAAGTTTTATTCTATCATGGTCAGTCCCTCCCAAAGCGAGCTCAACCATATCGGCAACGACCCCGAAAAGCTGAAAGAGTACAGCCGGGAAATCATGAAGACCTATGCAGCCTCCTTTTATCGGGACAAAGAGGTGACGGTCAAGGATGTGCTCTATTTCGCGAAGTTGGAAAGGGAACGCACCTATTCCGAAAAGGACAAGAAAGTCAAGGAGAACCAGGCCTATGCCAGCAAGATCTTGGAGCTGCAACACCAGGTCAGGGCCATCAAAGAAGGTAGGGAGCAAGGGGACATGGCCAAACTTAAGGAAAAAATACAGGTCTTGGAAACGGAGGCGCCCCATAAACAAAATGGCAAGCGCATCGTTCCCGGAATGACAAAGGAAGGCCACCAGAGCCATATCCATATCATCGTCAGCCGAAAGGATATCACCAACGCCCATAGCCTCTCCCCAGGATCCAAGTTCCGGACCTCGGAAACCACCCTCAATGGGGAGAAGGTCAAACAGGGGTTTGACCGGGACAAATTCTATCGGGCGGCGGAGAAGAGCTTTGACAGACAATTTGGGTACCGGAGGAACTTTGTGGAGACCTACCATGCCCGAAACCTCTTGGACAAGGATCCCAAACAATTCTTTGCAACCCTTTTAGGGCTTCCTTCCAACGAGAAACAGGCCGCCAAACAATTGTTGTTCAAGGCAGGGGTCAAGGTGCCGAGCATCCCCACGAACCAAGCTCAGTTGGCGTATAAGACCCTAATGCAACTCAAAAAAGGTATCGGAAAAGCCCTGGAGTCGGGATCGATTGGAATTTAA
- a CDS encoding BfmA/BtgA family mobilization protein, with amino-acid sequence MDKGYEKETFAGLRIKISVALKFRSFSKRQGKSHSMTLLAMVEFFDHNGISPDERMHETIASLKYLIKRRFNAMVAIMRSIEKEQTLPTVSMIQALFQQELESEDGEEWEGDFDFFEKQLTEINSPTNPELLDKETTVPKIVHERLKEQLEELKADFNHVLDHVSVAKNRFGKDHLKLDLKPGAIEQYRTKLKNL; translated from the coding sequence ATGGATAAAGGATACGAAAAAGAGACGTTTGCGGGACTGAGGATCAAAATCTCGGTGGCCCTGAAATTTCGGAGCTTTTCCAAACGGCAAGGAAAGTCCCATTCCATGACCTTGTTGGCCATGGTGGAGTTCTTTGACCATAATGGCATATCGCCCGATGAACGGATGCACGAGACCATTGCAAGCCTTAAATATCTGATCAAACGGCGATTCAATGCCATGGTGGCCATTATGCGCAGTATCGAAAAAGAGCAGACCCTGCCCACGGTCAGTATGATACAGGCCCTTTTCCAGCAGGAACTGGAGTCTGAAGACGGCGAGGAATGGGAAGGGGACTTTGATTTTTTTGAAAAGCAGCTGACCGAGATCAATTCCCCTACCAACCCAGAACTCTTGGACAAGGAGACCACGGTGCCCAAGATCGTACATGAGCGCCTGAAGGAACAGTTGGAAGAATTGAAAGCTGATTTTAACCATGTGCTGGACCATGTGTCCGTGGCCAAGAACCGTTTCGGAAAGGACCACCTCAAATTGGACCTCAAACCAGGGGCCATTGAACAGTACCGCACCAAACTCAAAAATCTATAA
- a CDS encoding JAB domain-containing protein → MEHRVNEIQISYREKLSTLKSLSVTNSNEVANLLFQNWDNKTIGLHETFKIVLLNQSNKVKGIYPLSHGGITGTLVDMRILFAITLKTLSVGIILAHNHPSGQLKASEPDKQLTRKIKEAAQLFDVKILDHIILAPDGRYYSFADNGIL, encoded by the coding sequence ATGGAACACCGTGTCAATGAAATACAGATCAGTTATCGGGAAAAACTCAGCACGCTGAAATCCCTTTCCGTGACGAACTCCAATGAGGTGGCGAATCTATTGTTCCAAAATTGGGACAACAAGACCATAGGCCTGCACGAAACCTTTAAGATCGTGCTGCTCAACCAGTCCAATAAGGTCAAGGGCATTTATCCGTTATCCCATGGAGGCATCACGGGAACCTTGGTGGATATGCGTATCCTTTTTGCCATTACGCTAAAGACCCTTTCGGTGGGAATCATCCTTGCCCATAACCATCCCTCCGGGCAACTTAAGGCCAGCGAACCTGATAAGCAATTGACCCGAAAGATCAAAGAAGCCGCTCAGCTTTTTGATGTCAAGATTTTGGACCATATTATCCTTGCCCCTGATGGACGATACTACAGTTTTGCGGATAATGGAATCTTATAA
- a CDS encoding single-stranded DNA-binding protein, whose translation MSTLRNKVQLIGNVGQDPTITDLDKGKRVARFTMATNEHYKNSEGERVTNTEWHTIIAWGKLADIIEGFVTKGKEVAIEGKLTSRSYEDKEGTKKYVTEVVASEILLLGGGDNNTTE comes from the coding sequence ATGAGTACATTGAGAAACAAAGTGCAACTTATTGGAAACGTGGGGCAGGATCCCACTATCACAGACCTTGACAAAGGGAAACGTGTGGCACGGTTCACCATGGCCACCAATGAACATTACAAAAACTCCGAAGGGGAACGGGTGACCAACACCGAATGGCATACCATCATCGCATGGGGAAAACTGGCCGACATCATCGAGGGCTTCGTGACCAAGGGCAAGGAAGTTGCCATCGAAGGGAAATTGACCTCACGTTCCTATGAGGACAAAGAGGGTACTAAAAAGTATGTGACCGAGGTAGTGGCCAGTGAGATCCTGCTTTTGGGCGGGGGTGATAACAATACCACCGAGTAA
- a CDS encoding heavy metal translocating P-type ATPase codes for MKKKKVKLRDLGSKERQGESGHNHGGPEGVSKFKTYLPAIFSFVMLIIGIAVDYFDAFPFFKGWIRIIWYTLAYLPVGFPVIREGWNSIKHGDFFTEFFLMSIATLGAFAIGEYPEGVAVMLFYAVGELFQNAAVNRAKGNIKALLDARPDEALVLRNGNFVTVNPQTVEIGERIQVRVGEKIPLDGILLSERASLNTAAITGESKPDTINRDEKVYAGSINLEGVIDVETSKEFKDSSITRILDMVQNATARKSKTELFIRKFARIYTPIVVFLAIGLTFLPYFFLNDYVFKDWLYRALIFLVVSCPCALVISIPLGYFGGLGAASRNGILFKGASFLEAITKVNTVVMDKTGTVTKGVFKIKEIKTAQFEEAKFMKYLMAMEEQSTHPIAKAILEYKAEGTDIKATDVSEVAGKGLRGTVNGKTVLVGNKALMASNNIDVPSETDDIVDSIVMLAIDEKFAGYVTIADELKEDAHQAIQQIRDAGISKIIMLSGDKDSITQQVSKKLNFDWAKGGLLPEDKLGEVEELKKQSDTKVAFMGDGINDAPVLAISDVGIAMGGLGSDVAIETADVIIQTDQPSKMARAIKIGRSTRKIVWQNIGLAFGVKAFVLILGAGGLATMWEAVFADVGVALLAILNAVRLQRMKWNT; via the coding sequence ATGAAAAAGAAAAAAGTAAAACTACGTGATCTAGGTTCAAAGGAACGCCAGGGCGAAAGTGGCCATAACCATGGTGGTCCTGAAGGTGTATCTAAATTCAAGACCTATTTACCGGCCATTTTCAGTTTTGTAATGCTCATCATCGGCATTGCAGTGGACTATTTTGATGCTTTCCCGTTTTTCAAGGGCTGGATAAGGATTATATGGTACACCCTTGCCTATTTGCCTGTTGGTTTCCCTGTCATCAGAGAAGGTTGGAACAGTATAAAGCATGGTGATTTCTTTACTGAATTTTTCCTGATGTCCATTGCCACTCTAGGGGCCTTTGCCATAGGCGAATACCCAGAGGGCGTGGCCGTAATGTTGTTTTACGCCGTGGGCGAACTGTTCCAAAATGCAGCAGTCAATCGGGCAAAGGGAAATATTAAGGCCCTTTTGGATGCGCGACCGGACGAAGCTTTGGTGCTTCGTAACGGGAATTTCGTTACCGTAAATCCCCAAACCGTCGAGATTGGCGAAAGGATACAAGTACGTGTGGGGGAGAAAATCCCCTTGGACGGCATTCTCTTATCCGAAAGAGCTTCTCTCAATACGGCGGCAATTACTGGCGAAAGTAAGCCCGATACGATAAATAGAGACGAAAAAGTCTATGCCGGAAGTATTAATCTCGAGGGTGTTATCGATGTAGAAACCTCCAAAGAATTCAAGGATAGTTCCATCACTCGAATCTTGGATATGGTACAAAACGCTACAGCCAGAAAATCAAAGACAGAACTGTTCATCAGAAAATTTGCAAGAATTTATACGCCCATTGTAGTTTTCCTTGCCATTGGATTAACGTTCTTGCCCTACTTTTTTCTAAATGACTATGTATTTAAGGATTGGCTTTATCGCGCTTTAATATTCCTTGTCGTTTCCTGTCCCTGTGCCTTGGTCATTTCCATTCCGCTCGGCTATTTTGGTGGTCTGGGAGCGGCATCCCGAAATGGGATTCTTTTCAAAGGTGCATCTTTTTTGGAAGCAATCACCAAAGTGAACACGGTAGTGATGGACAAAACGGGAACCGTTACCAAAGGGGTTTTTAAAATCAAGGAGATCAAGACCGCGCAATTTGAGGAAGCCAAGTTTATGAAATACCTGATGGCCATGGAGGAACAATCTACCCATCCCATAGCAAAAGCAATTTTGGAATACAAAGCCGAAGGCACGGATATAAAGGCAACCGATGTATCGGAAGTTGCAGGAAAGGGATTAAGGGGAACGGTCAATGGGAAAACAGTGCTGGTGGGCAATAAAGCCCTAATGGCCTCAAACAACATTGATGTACCTTCAGAAACCGATGATATTGTAGATTCTATTGTAATGTTGGCCATTGATGAAAAATTTGCAGGCTATGTTACCATTGCAGATGAACTCAAGGAAGATGCCCATCAAGCCATCCAACAAATCAGGGATGCCGGGATTTCGAAAATCATAATGCTTTCGGGTGACAAAGATTCCATAACGCAACAAGTCTCGAAAAAGTTGAACTTTGATTGGGCAAAGGGCGGCCTGTTGCCAGAAGATAAGCTCGGCGAAGTCGAAGAACTCAAAAAACAATCAGACACCAAAGTGGCCTTTATGGGCGATGGCATTAATGATGCGCCCGTTCTGGCCATCAGCGATGTGGGCATTGCCATGGGAGGCTTGGGTAGTGATGTGGCCATTGAAACAGCAGATGTCATCATTCAGACCGACCAACCGAGCAAGATGGCACGAGCCATTAAAATAGGACGCTCCACCCGAAAGATAGTTTGGCAAAATATTGGGCTCGCTTTTGGCGTGAAGGCATTTGTGCTCATCCTTGGAGCGGGAGGCCTAGCCACGATGTGGGAAGCAGTTTTTGCTGATGTGGGGGTTGCCTTATTGGCAATATTGAATGCTGTTCGACTTCAGCGGATGAAGTGGAACACTTAG
- a CDS encoding Fur family transcriptional regulator produces MTEIEKTLENKGVRPTAMRILIYKYLAEKEVAIALTDMENAFSKADRTTLYRTLKTFEEKRIVHQIDDGTNISKYALCEPGCNCEMEQDLHLHFHCDNCDETVCLTEHKIPHINLPDGYVAENANLVIKGICDKCSGQ; encoded by the coding sequence ATGACAGAAATTGAAAAAACATTGGAAAACAAAGGTGTACGCCCAACGGCGATGCGTATTTTGATCTATAAATATTTGGCTGAAAAGGAAGTGGCCATTGCCCTGACCGATATGGAGAACGCTTTCTCAAAAGCGGACAGAACCACATTGTACCGGACCCTGAAGACCTTTGAGGAAAAACGCATTGTGCACCAAATAGATGATGGCACCAATATTTCAAAGTATGCCCTGTGCGAACCAGGTTGCAATTGTGAAATGGAACAAGATCTGCACCTGCACTTTCATTGCGATAACTGTGATGAAACGGTCTGTCTCACTGAGCATAAGATTCCCCATATCAATCTACCTGATGGGTATGTGGCAGAAAATGCCAATTTGGTCATTAAGGGAATCTGCGACAAATGCAGCGGTCAATAA
- a CDS encoding efflux RND transporter periplasmic adaptor subunit yields the protein MNNLFKYNVIGLVAMLLVLASCGNSKADTEEAKQKKPEMDEMHKESEAKEAMLTEAQCRNLNMRIDTVAQRVMKQYVEANGQLEVPPQNEATITTVVGANVVSIEVIEGDKVKKGQTVAYLSHPNIIQKQTDYLNAYSNSQFLKKEFERQKTLYDAGVGSGANFQKAEAEYRASQSLAKGLEAQLQQLNIGASGVRNGTIYQRVALRSPIEGFVQNVAVKTGQYVEPQTDLFEIVDTHHVHADLMVFEKDVYKVKVGQQVSFNVQSIPGKELTAKIYSVGKTFEQNPKAIHVHAEIENKEGQLIPGMYVEGRIEIQKSETVAVPESAISSNEGKKYIFKAEREGNDWSFKPVEINTGPNDGDWVAIDFVDSVGPNTTFAYNNAYYLMAQMKKGDAGHSH from the coding sequence ATGAACAATCTTTTTAAATATAACGTTATTGGGCTTGTGGCGATGCTCTTGGTACTTGCTTCCTGTGGGAATTCCAAAGCCGATACTGAAGAAGCAAAGCAAAAAAAACCTGAAATGGACGAAATGCACAAAGAAAGTGAAGCCAAAGAAGCCATGCTTACGGAGGCGCAGTGCCGGAATCTTAACATGAGAATCGATACCGTCGCCCAACGTGTTATGAAGCAGTATGTGGAAGCCAATGGCCAACTGGAGGTCCCACCTCAGAATGAAGCGACCATTACGACGGTCGTGGGTGCCAATGTGGTGTCCATAGAGGTCATTGAAGGCGACAAAGTAAAAAAGGGACAAACGGTCGCCTATTTGTCCCACCCCAATATCATCCAGAAACAGACCGATTACCTGAACGCCTACAGTAACAGCCAGTTTCTGAAAAAGGAATTTGAAAGACAAAAAACCCTGTATGATGCCGGGGTGGGCAGCGGGGCCAACTTTCAAAAGGCCGAAGCGGAATACCGGGCATCCCAAAGCCTGGCAAAGGGATTGGAAGCACAGTTGCAACAATTGAACATTGGTGCGTCCGGGGTGAGAAACGGTACGATTTACCAACGGGTGGCATTGCGAAGTCCCATTGAGGGATTTGTCCAAAACGTAGCGGTGAAGACCGGACAGTATGTAGAACCGCAGACCGACCTATTTGAAATCGTTGACACCCATCACGTCCATGCCGATTTAATGGTGTTTGAAAAGGATGTGTACAAAGTAAAGGTAGGGCAGCAAGTATCCTTCAATGTACAATCCATTCCCGGAAAGGAACTTACTGCGAAAATTTATTCCGTAGGGAAAACTTTCGAGCAAAATCCCAAAGCGATACACGTCCATGCTGAAATCGAGAACAAGGAAGGGCAGCTGATTCCAGGGATGTATGTTGAAGGACGGATTGAAATCCAAAAATCCGAGACCGTTGCGGTGCCTGAAAGTGCAATAAGTTCGAACGAGGGAAAGAAGTATATTTTTAAAGCGGAGCGTGAAGGCAATGACTGGAGCTTCAAACCTGTCGAAATTAACACAGGCCCAAATGACGGGGATTGGGTCGCCATCGATTTTGTAGATTCCGTTGGGCCAAATACTACATTTGCATACAACAATGCCTACTATTTAATGGCCCAAATGAAAAAAGGGGATGCGGGACATAGCCATTGA
- a CDS encoding CusA/CzcA family heavy metal efflux RND transporter: protein MINRIIDFSINNKFIIGLLTLALIGAGVYSMTQVPIDAVPDITNNQVQVITQSPNLGTEDIEQFVTYPVEVAMSNLPNVKEIRSVSRFGLSVVTIVFDDEVGTYLPRQLVAEKLPEVQEQIPSGFGKPVMGPISTGLGEIYQYTLEVDDEHQGEYSATELRTMQDWIVRRQMAMVPGVVEVNAFGGNKKQYEVAVDPDELRAIGITITEVFSALENNNQNTGGAYIERNHQANFIRGEGLARTISDIENMVVKAVNGIPIKVKDIGKVSMGSAVRYGALTKDGKGEAVGGMILMLKGANSNEVIENVTRRVEQIQRSLPEGVSIKPFLDRSELIAETTGTVTGNLLEGGLIVIFVLVLLLGNWRGGLIVASTIPLSLLFAFILMNVFDVWANLMSLGAIDFGIIVDGAVIIVEGTVFLMYSYVVKKNGVSAETRDDIAAKASKKMMNAAFFGQLIILIVFLPILALEGVEGKMFRPMALTFIFAMIGAMLLCLTYVPMVSALFLRPPKSKKQSYGDRFVHWIEQKYEPLLTKSLSKAKVVVSIAIAIFAIAIFVFTRMGGEFIPQLDEGDIAFHAILKPGSSLSETIETTTKIERIVKAEFPEAETVLSRIGVADVPTDPMPMDIADVFVILKPTDEWTSAESKDELVEKMKEAISIVPGVNFEFTQPIEMRFNELLTGVREDVAIKLFGEDLGILASKAEEMGEIIATVPGVADMKVEATDGLPQITIDYNRNKLAQYGLKIEQLNKVVQAAFAGGKAGVIFEGEKRFDLVVRLQKENRQGIEDIQNLFINLPNGSQIPLREIAEVSYEPGPMQISRDNTNRRTYVGINIRDRDVKSVVEDIQEKLDAQFDLPTGYYIRYGGAFENLERASNRLQTVVPIALFLIFILIYFALKSFPQTLMIYLAIPMATIGGVFALWLRDMPFSISAGVGFIVLFGVAVLNGLVMISGLNELKEEGVTNLKGRIIEGTKRRIRPIMLTAFTDILGFLPMAVSASAGAEVQRPLATVVIGGLITSTLLTLFILPIFYQWVEGRSERMRKPDPKWVTPVVMVLLLFATALPAKMHAQEGFENARQIQPNDSLPAISLEEAVEVSRKNYPLLKAKQWEVQKQTALKGMAYELGNTQVFTGGEEIADGQGIYTLVGVGQQNIDLLGISAKRRLQRQRIALAETALDLSELQVEQEVKKAWSEAYRQRQKFELYRELDSIYSQFKRAIELNFKVEAISRLEYSSATNQALQINNQLQQAESDYAIALQKLNLWLVSDIYYSVPEKLDESAVTVLGWEGDLGKHPELELSQRRIEEAEATYDAARADLLPKFNLQGGLQQVNGDSGFYTYQAGISVPLFSGGQRSQAKAAKIESEIAKTNADYTKRQLQSEYRQAVQAYQKWSASWQFYRDKALPLAQEQRRGALLAYAEGAVDYAAFTQIIRDAINTEMDALDALDNYLESVFELQYFKQ from the coding sequence ATGATCAACAGAATCATTGATTTTTCAATCAATAACAAATTTATTATAGGTCTGCTGACCCTCGCATTGATTGGTGCGGGCGTTTATAGCATGACCCAAGTTCCCATCGATGCCGTACCGGATATCACCAATAATCAAGTACAGGTCATTACCCAATCACCCAACCTGGGAACGGAGGATATAGAACAATTTGTAACCTATCCCGTGGAAGTTGCGATGAGCAACCTACCCAATGTCAAGGAAATCCGCTCTGTTTCCCGTTTTGGGCTTTCTGTGGTGACCATTGTATTTGACGATGAGGTGGGCACTTATTTGCCCAGACAACTTGTAGCCGAAAAACTGCCCGAGGTTCAGGAACAGATCCCTTCTGGCTTTGGCAAACCCGTTATGGGGCCAATTTCAACGGGATTGGGTGAAATCTACCAATATACCCTTGAAGTAGATGATGAACATCAAGGTGAATATTCGGCAACGGAACTGCGAACGATGCAGGACTGGATTGTACGGAGACAGATGGCCATGGTACCCGGCGTGGTCGAGGTAAACGCCTTTGGCGGAAACAAAAAGCAATACGAAGTGGCGGTTGACCCGGACGAACTTCGCGCCATTGGTATTACCATTACAGAAGTGTTCTCGGCCCTTGAAAACAACAACCAGAATACAGGTGGGGCCTACATCGAGCGTAACCACCAAGCCAACTTCATTCGTGGTGAAGGGCTGGCCAGGACCATATCGGATATTGAAAACATGGTGGTCAAGGCCGTTAATGGCATTCCCATCAAAGTGAAGGATATAGGTAAGGTAAGCATGGGAAGTGCGGTACGCTATGGTGCGCTTACCAAAGATGGAAAGGGCGAAGCCGTGGGCGGAATGATCTTGATGCTCAAAGGGGCAAATTCCAACGAGGTGATCGAGAACGTGACCCGACGTGTGGAACAGATACAACGGTCCCTTCCTGAAGGGGTGTCCATCAAACCTTTCCTTGACCGTAGCGAATTGATCGCCGAGACAACAGGCACGGTAACGGGGAACCTTTTGGAAGGTGGGCTTATCGTGATCTTCGTGTTGGTCTTGTTATTGGGAAATTGGCGTGGCGGACTCATTGTGGCTTCGACCATACCCTTATCCCTATTGTTTGCCTTTATTCTGATGAATGTTTTTGACGTATGGGCAAACTTGATGAGCTTGGGGGCAATCGATTTTGGAATCATTGTGGATGGTGCGGTGATCATCGTAGAGGGCACCGTTTTTTTAATGTACTCCTATGTGGTCAAAAAGAATGGCGTTAGTGCAGAAACACGGGATGACATCGCCGCCAAGGCCTCCAAAAAAATGATGAACGCCGCTTTCTTTGGCCAGCTGATCATTCTGATCGTGTTCCTGCCCATTTTGGCCTTGGAGGGTGTCGAAGGGAAAATGTTCCGGCCCATGGCCCTTACCTTCATTTTCGCCATGATCGGGGCCATGCTATTGTGTCTTACCTATGTGCCCATGGTTTCGGCATTGTTCCTACGGCCGCCAAAATCCAAAAAACAATCCTATGGCGATAGGTTCGTGCATTGGATTGAGCAGAAATATGAACCGTTGTTGACCAAATCACTTTCCAAGGCCAAAGTGGTCGTAAGCATTGCCATTGCCATTTTTGCCATTGCCATTTTCGTCTTTACGAGAATGGGCGGTGAGTTTATCCCGCAATTGGACGAAGGTGATATTGCCTTTCACGCGATCTTGAAACCCGGCAGTTCCCTGTCGGAAACCATCGAAACCACGACAAAGATTGAACGTATCGTGAAGGCCGAATTTCCCGAAGCGGAAACCGTTCTCAGCCGTATCGGTGTCGCCGATGTACCAACGGACCCGATGCCCATGGATATCGCCGATGTCTTCGTTATCCTCAAACCAACGGATGAATGGACATCTGCAGAAAGCAAGGATGAATTGGTGGAAAAAATGAAGGAGGCCATCAGTATCGTTCCCGGTGTGAATTTTGAGTTTACCCAACCTATAGAAATGCGCTTCAACGAATTGCTTACGGGTGTTCGTGAGGATGTGGCCATTAAATTGTTCGGGGAAGACCTCGGCATATTGGCAAGCAAGGCCGAGGAAATGGGGGAAATCATTGCCACCGTTCCCGGTGTGGCAGATATGAAAGTTGAGGCCACGGACGGCCTGCCACAAATCACCATTGACTATAACCGCAATAAATTGGCACAGTACGGTCTAAAGATCGAACAGCTCAATAAAGTGGTACAGGCCGCCTTTGCAGGAGGAAAGGCGGGCGTAATCTTCGAGGGTGAAAAACGGTTTGACCTGGTCGTAAGACTTCAAAAGGAAAACCGGCAAGGCATCGAGGACATCCAGAACCTGTTCATCAACCTGCCCAATGGTTCGCAAATCCCATTACGGGAAATTGCCGAGGTAAGTTATGAACCCGGCCCGATGCAGATAAGCCGTGACAATACCAATAGGCGGACCTATGTGGGCATCAATATTCGCGACCGTGATGTAAAATCCGTTGTAGAGGATATCCAAGAAAAATTGGATGCCCAGTTTGACCTGCCCACAGGATATTACATTCGGTATGGTGGTGCTTTCGAAAATCTGGAACGCGCCAGCAATAGATTGCAAACTGTTGTCCCTATTGCCTTGTTCCTGATTTTCATATTGATTTATTTTGCGCTAAAGTCCTTTCCACAGACCTTGATGATCTACCTCGCCATTCCGATGGCCACTATTGGCGGTGTGTTCGCCCTCTGGTTAAGGGATATGCCCTTTAGTATTTCCGCGGGGGTCGGCTTTATCGTGCTTTTTGGCGTGGCCGTTCTGAACGGACTCGTCATGATAAGTGGTCTCAATGAACTGAAGGAAGAAGGCGTGACCAATCTTAAAGGTAGAATTATAGAAGGCACCAAAAGACGGATTCGTCCCATTATGCTCACGGCCTTTACGGATATTTTAGGGTTTCTTCCCATGGCCGTTTCGGCTTCGGCCGGGGCAGAGGTACAGCGACCTTTGGCCACCGTGGTCATTGGTGGCTTGATAACTTCGACCCTCTTGACCCTCTTTATCCTACCCATCTTTTACCAATGGGTCGAGGGACGTTCGGAACGGATGAGGAAACCCGACCCGAAATGGGTTACCCCTGTGGTCATGGTCCTTCTTTTGTTCGCCACCGCACTGCCTGCCAAAATGCATGCGCAAGAAGGTTTTGAAAATGCACGGCAGATCCAGCCTAATGATTCACTGCCCGCTATTTCATTGGAAGAGGCGGTGGAAGTTTCCAGGAAAAACTACCCGCTGTTGAAAGCGAAACAATGGGAGGTCCAAAAACAAACCGCCTTAAAAGGTATGGCTTACGAACTTGGCAATACCCAAGTCTTCACAGGTGGCGAAGAAATTGCGGACGGACAAGGAATTTATACCTTGGTTGGGGTTGGACAACAGAATATCGACCTGTTGGGCATCAGTGCAAAAAGGCGTTTGCAGAGACAACGCATCGCTTTGGCCGAGACAGCTCTTGACCTTTCCGAACTGCAAGTGGAACAGGAGGTCAAAAAGGCTTGGTCAGAAGCCTATCGACAACGACAGAAATTTGAACTGTACCGTGAACTGGATTCCATTTATTCACAGTTTAAAAGAGCAATAGAACTCAACTTCAAGGTAGAGGCCATTTCCCGGCTGGAATATTCATCGGCCACAAATCAGGCCTTACAAATCAACAATCAACTGCAACAGGCCGAAAGTGATTATGCCATTGCCCTGCAAAAGCTCAATCTTTGGTTGGTTTCGGACATCTACTATTCCGTTCCAGAAAAACTTGATGAAAGTGCGGTAACGGTTTTGGGATGGGAAGGGGATTTGGGAAAACACCCAGAGCTGGAACTTTCACAAAGGCGCATCGAGGAGGCCGAGGCGACATACGATGCAGCACGGGCTGACTTGCTGCCTAAGTTCAACCTTCAGGGCGGACTGCAACAGGTCAATGGTGATAGCGGGTTCTACACCTATCAAGCCGGCATTTCGGTTCCTTTGTTTTCAGGTGGACAGCGTAGTCAAGCCAAGGCCGCCAAAATTGAAAGTGAAATCGCAAAGACCAATGCGGATTATACCAAACGCCAGCTGCAATCCGAATATCGGCAGGCGGTGCAAGCCTATCAGAAATGGAGCGCATCGTGGCAATTTTATAGGGACAAGGCCTTGCCGCTTGCCCAAGAGCAGCGCAGGGGAGCATTGTTGGCCTACGCGGAGGGTGCGGTGGACTATGCAGCGTTCACACAGATTATTCGGGATGCCATAAACACGGAAATGGATGCACTTGACGCTCTTGACAACTATCTAGAATCAGTATTTGAATTACAATATTTTAAACAATAG
- a CDS encoding DUF6660 family protein, whose amino-acid sequence MKFLTIILTIYFLALNVVPCSDSGNASDDCQTVSVVDSDGDQGDDCELCSPFCQCHCCHVHTIDFGLVAFEPYQPEIPDEFFAHFDDLGKDIPPSLLQPPRA is encoded by the coding sequence GTGAAATTTTTGACAATCATATTAACAATATACTTCTTGGCGCTCAACGTGGTGCCTTGTAGTGATTCAGGGAATGCCTCTGACGATTGCCAAACTGTTTCGGTAGTCGATTCTGACGGCGACCAAGGTGACGATTGTGAACTTTGCTCGCCTTTCTGTCAATGTCATTGTTGCCACGTTCACACCATAGATTTTGGGCTTGTCGCATTTGAACCGTACCAGCCAGAAATCCCAGACGAATTCTTTGCCCATTTTGATGACCTCGGCAAGGATATTCCACCTTCTCTTTTACAGCCCCCTCGGGCATGA